In a single window of the Orbaceae bacterium lpD04 genome:
- the hypC gene encoding HypC/HybG/HupF family hydrogenase formation chaperone, with translation MCIGIPCQIVSIDKNLPHIAIAEVNGIGREIDISLVTSNNKPITIGQWVLVHVGFAMSMLDEDEAKQTLSFLNAMQEEEPDVGVLFIGKE, from the coding sequence ATGTGTATAGGGATCCCTTGCCAAATTGTAAGCATTGATAAAAATTTACCTCATATCGCAATTGCAGAAGTAAATGGTATTGGGCGTGAGATCGATATTTCACTCGTTACAAGTAACAATAAACCTATCACTATCGGCCAATGGGTTTTAGTTCATGTTGGTTTTGCAATGAGTATGTTAGATGAAGATGAGGCAAAACAAACACTATCCTTCCTTAATGCTATGCAAGAAGAAGAACCTGATGTCGGTGTATTATTCATAGGGAAGGAGTAA
- the hypB gene encoding hydrogenase nickel incorporation protein HypB produces the protein MCVTCGCDLEHQSDDVNNKNTNRNQPYIIEHHYHHQGNVHHHYHFHDSYNGTQFDQQHAHSHEHEHEHEHEHEHEHEHEHEHEHEQHTTDINKTSRLIEIEQHVLAKNDHVAMHNTQHFNERNILALNLMSSPGSGKTTLLIQTLTQIKSKTDCFVIEGDQQTNNDAQRIKATGIAVIQVNTGKGCHLDAQMVHRALHELAPTNNSILFIENVGNLVCPASFNLGEKKKVVVISVTEGDDKPLKYPHMFFAADLMIINKVDLLPYVDFNIDICIANARQINSDLTTICLSCKTGEGLDEWLSWLEMQQCV, from the coding sequence ATGTGTGTTACTTGTGGCTGTGATTTAGAGCATCAATCCGATGATGTTAATAATAAAAATACGAATAGAAATCAACCTTATATAATCGAACATCATTACCACCATCAAGGCAACGTCCATCATCATTACCACTTTCATGATAGTTATAATGGTACTCAATTCGATCAGCAACATGCTCATTCCCATGAACATGAACATGAACATGAACATGAACATGAACATGAACATGAACATGAACATGAACATGAACATGAACAGCATACAACAGATATCAATAAAACTTCGCGATTAATTGAAATAGAGCAGCATGTTTTAGCCAAAAATGATCATGTCGCTATGCATAATACCCAGCATTTTAATGAACGAAATATTTTGGCGCTAAATCTTATGTCAAGCCCTGGCTCAGGCAAAACAACGTTACTTATCCAAACACTTACTCAAATTAAATCAAAAACCGATTGCTTTGTTATCGAAGGCGATCAACAAACGAATAATGATGCACAAAGGATAAAAGCCACTGGTATTGCTGTTATTCAAGTTAATACAGGTAAAGGTTGCCATTTGGATGCACAAATGGTTCATCGCGCATTGCATGAACTCGCTCCGACTAATAACAGTATTTTATTTATCGAAAATGTCGGTAATCTAGTTTGCCCTGCAAGTTTTAACTTAGGTGAAAAAAAGAAAGTTGTTGTGATTTCAGTAACCGAAGGTGATGATAAACCCCTTAAATACCCTCATATGTTTTTCGCAGCAGATTTAATGATCATCAACAAAGTCGATCTATTACCTTATGTCGATTTCAATATTGATATCTGCATTGCTAATGCAAGGCAAATTAATTCCGACCTAACGACAATTTGTTTATCTTGTAAAACGGGTGAAGGACTGGACGAATGGTTATCTTGGTTGGAGATGCAGCAATGTGTATAG
- the hypA gene encoding hydrogenase maturation nickel metallochaperone HypA — MHELTLCYQTYEMVEQKAKAMGAKRINAIWLEIGALSCVEIEAINFCFELVCKDTMAENCKIHIHQQPAKAWCDKCQQKVAINNVFIPICKLCGNSDIIVDADDKVWVKKIQVD; from the coding sequence ATGCATGAACTCACTTTATGCTACCAAACTTATGAAATGGTTGAACAAAAAGCCAAAGCGATGGGAGCTAAACGAATTAACGCTATCTGGTTAGAAATTGGGGCACTTTCATGCGTTGAAATTGAAGCAATTAATTTTTGTTTTGAACTTGTCTGTAAAGATACAATGGCTGAAAATTGTAAAATACATATCCATCAACAACCAGCCAAAGCATGGTGTGATAAATGTCAGCAAAAAGTAGCCATTAATAATGTATTTATACCCATATGCAAATTATGTGGAAATAGTGATATTATTGTCGATGCAGACGACAAAGTATGGGTTAAAAAAATCCAAGTTGACTAA
- the gss gene encoding bifunctional glutathionylspermidine amidase/synthase produces the protein MSVNTPDQNEPFGTLLGYAPGGVAIYSSDYDTANKEDYPDDASFRSYVGHEYMGYKWQCVEFARRFLYLNYGVEFTDVGMAYEIFSLRILRHVVDEELLPLQAFANGCKKAPVAGALLIWQEGGVFKRTGHVAIITEVFADKVRIVEQNVIHQRLPAGQQWTRELPLSFINGLYHLEDTFTDTVILGWMIQTADTTHSLAQPITSLQYRSIHQGQVIDKGQFDGEWLNAQDPLEQAYIAANGHCVNSHDAYQYFMISESARQELIRATNELHLMYLHATDKVLKDDKLLRNFNVPEILWPRIRLSWKNRRYQMITGRLDFCMDERGLKVYEYNADSASCHTETGIILQKWAQQAGLNIGTNPGDGLLNGLANSWKHSDAKPFVHLMQDNDNEENYHALFMQKALSQAGFDSKILHGLDDLHWDKRGQLVDSDNRNVNCVWKTWAWETVLEQLREESASQFSAPPIRTGHPENQVRLIDVLLRPEVNVFEPLWTVIPSNKAILPVLWSLFPNHRYLLESTFELNHSLIEKGYAIKPIAGRCGNNIELVSHDEQVLGKTMGQFERQENIYQQLWCLPKIANKYVQVCTFTVGGHYGGTCLRADTSLVIKGESDMEPLRVLNDEQFINKI, from the coding sequence ATGTCTGTAAATACACCCGATCAAAATGAACCATTTGGTACATTGCTAGGCTACGCGCCAGGTGGCGTTGCGATATACTCGTCTGATTATGATACCGCAAATAAAGAGGATTATCCTGATGATGCTTCTTTTCGCAGTTATGTTGGACATGAATACATGGGTTATAAGTGGCAATGCGTTGAGTTTGCAAGGCGATTTTTATACCTTAATTATGGTGTTGAATTTACTGATGTTGGCATGGCATATGAAATATTTTCGTTACGCATTTTACGTCATGTTGTTGATGAGGAACTATTACCATTACAAGCATTTGCTAATGGTTGTAAAAAGGCGCCTGTAGCTGGGGCGCTATTAATTTGGCAAGAAGGCGGTGTATTTAAGCGCACAGGTCATGTTGCAATTATTACTGAAGTGTTTGCCGATAAAGTCCGAATTGTTGAGCAAAATGTGATACATCAGCGTTTACCAGCAGGGCAACAATGGACGCGGGAGTTACCGCTATCATTTATTAATGGTTTGTATCATCTAGAAGATACATTTACTGATACGGTCATTTTAGGATGGATGATACAAACTGCGGATACAACTCACAGTTTAGCTCAGCCAATTACATCACTTCAATACCGGTCAATTCATCAAGGTCAGGTCATTGATAAGGGGCAATTTGACGGTGAATGGCTTAATGCTCAAGATCCGCTGGAACAAGCTTATATTGCGGCTAATGGGCATTGTGTTAATAGTCATGATGCGTACCAATACTTTATGATATCAGAAAGTGCTCGGCAAGAGCTGATTCGAGCGACCAATGAATTGCACCTTATGTATTTGCATGCAACTGATAAAGTATTAAAAGATGATAAGTTACTGCGTAATTTTAATGTGCCAGAAATTTTATGGCCACGAATACGTTTATCATGGAAAAATAGACGCTATCAGATGATAACGGGGCGGCTAGATTTTTGTATGGATGAACGCGGTTTAAAAGTCTATGAATATAATGCCGACTCCGCATCTTGCCACACCGAAACGGGTATTATTCTACAAAAATGGGCACAGCAAGCCGGCCTTAATATTGGTACTAATCCAGGAGATGGTCTACTTAATGGACTGGCTAATAGTTGGAAACATAGTGATGCAAAACCCTTTGTGCATCTAATGCAAGATAATGATAATGAAGAGAATTATCATGCACTATTTATGCAAAAAGCCCTGTCACAAGCGGGTTTTGATAGTAAAATTTTACACGGCTTAGATGATTTGCATTGGGATAAACGCGGCCAATTAGTGGATAGTGATAATCGGAATGTAAACTGTGTTTGGAAAACTTGGGCTTGGGAGACGGTACTTGAGCAGCTTAGAGAAGAGAGTGCATCTCAATTTTCAGCGCCACCTATTCGAACCGGCCATCCAGAAAATCAAGTACGATTAATTGATGTGTTATTACGACCAGAAGTGAATGTTTTTGAACCTCTTTGGACCGTTATTCCAAGTAATAAAGCAATTTTACCGGTTCTTTGGTCATTGTTTCCAAATCACCGCTATTTGCTTGAATCAACATTTGAGTTAAATCATAGTTTAATTGAAAAAGGTTATGCGATTAAACCGATTGCAGGTCGCTGTGGTAATAATATTGAGTTAGTTAGCCATGACGAACAAGTATTAGGAAAAACAATGGGGCAGTTTGAACGGCAAGAAAATATCTATCAGCAGTTATGGTGTTTGCCAAAAATTGCTAATAAATATGTTCAAGTCTGTACTTTTACGGTTGGTGGACATTATGGGGGGACTTGTTTACGAGCGGACACTTCTCTTGTTATAAAAGGTGAGAGTGATATGGAACCATTGCGAGTACTTAATGATGAACAGTTTATCAATAAAATTTAG
- the proC gene encoding pyrroline-5-carboxylate reductase, producing MNMKQVGIIGVGHLGSALISGLLKSQYLDPKNLFISGGSSDRAQKLALQLNCHFCADNSELASKADILILAVIPQILPEVLEQVKPAIKDDTIIISVASSFTLAQFYQYLPKHAAIVRAIPNIPSAICQGMTAITPSPSIKSLQLEQVKQLFLAIGKIALIKEKKLEISGTVAGCSPAYVALFIEALADAGVLAGLSRDEAYLFSKQAVLGAASILLEQDMLPAQLKDAVCSPGGTTIRGVAQLEKFGLRNAVIEAVKASAKIKD from the coding sequence ATGAACATGAAACAAGTTGGCATAATTGGTGTTGGTCATTTAGGTTCAGCATTAATAAGCGGTTTACTAAAAAGCCAATACCTTGATCCTAAAAATTTATTTATCAGCGGTGGTTCAAGTGATAGAGCGCAAAAATTAGCACTGCAATTAAATTGCCATTTTTGCGCAGATAATAGCGAATTAGCAAGCAAGGCAGATATTCTAATTTTGGCTGTGATCCCACAAATACTGCCTGAAGTACTTGAGCAAGTAAAGCCCGCTATTAAAGACGATACAATTATCATTTCTGTCGCATCATCATTCACCTTAGCACAATTTTACCAATACTTACCAAAGCACGCAGCCATTGTACGGGCAATTCCTAATATTCCAAGTGCGATATGCCAAGGCATGACGGCGATAACGCCATCACCGTCGATTAAATCACTACAGCTTGAGCAAGTAAAACAGCTATTTCTGGCCATTGGTAAAATTGCATTAATTAAAGAAAAAAAATTAGAAATTAGCGGCACCGTTGCAGGGTGCTCCCCCGCTTATGTTGCATTATTTATCGAAGCATTAGCCGATGCTGGCGTATTAGCTGGCTTATCACGAGATGAAGCGTATTTATTTAGCAAGCAAGCTGTTTTAGGTGCGGCAAGTATTCTTTTAGAGCAAGATATGCTACCTGCTCAACTTAAAGATGCCGTTTGTTCGCCGGGTGGAACGACTATTCGTGGCGTTGCACAACTCGAAAAATTTGGCCTACGCAATGCAGTTATTGAAGCCGTTAAAGCTTCTGCCAAGATTAAGGATTAA
- a CDS encoding helix-turn-helix transcriptional regulator: MTPILPIRLMSRKIVPKQDFIGLSHDYGELYYSLHGVMELMIDGQHYIAPKHHCIWLPPNTWHYCICQNEVHFLTLHIDPIWAKALSDKVCVLTVSSLMQSVLGYLHNQPQDRLDIPSNQRLLQVAYDQLLQASSSDNYLPGSNDPMIAPILDLFNTNLADDKSLKQLAKIVNTTERTLMRRAIKSLGMSLMEWKLRLRVVKATAMLNQGFSVERTALELGYSSSSAFISMFRKLMGVTPGEFRHQRKA, from the coding sequence ATGACACCGATTTTACCCATTCGTTTGATGAGCCGAAAGATTGTACCTAAACAAGATTTTATTGGGCTGTCCCATGATTATGGTGAGCTATACTATTCTTTGCATGGTGTGATGGAGCTAATGATCGATGGACAACACTATATTGCACCAAAGCATCACTGTATATGGTTACCACCAAATACGTGGCATTATTGTATCTGTCAAAATGAGGTCCATTTTTTGACATTACATATTGATCCTATTTGGGCCAAGGCTCTTTCAGATAAAGTCTGTGTATTAACGGTATCATCTTTAATGCAATCAGTTTTAGGCTATTTGCATAACCAGCCACAAGATAGGCTTGATATACCAAGCAATCAACGGTTATTACAAGTTGCTTATGACCAATTATTGCAAGCATCAAGCAGTGATAATTATTTGCCTGGCTCTAACGATCCGATGATTGCCCCCATTCTTGATTTATTCAATACCAACCTTGCTGATGATAAATCACTAAAACAACTTGCTAAAATTGTTAATACAACCGAACGGACATTAATGAGGCGGGCAATTAAAAGTTTGGGGATGTCTTTGATGGAATGGAAACTTCGTTTACGTGTTGTCAAAGCTACGGCTATGCTTAATCAAGGTTTTTCGGTTGAGCGAACTGCATTAGAGCTTGGCTATTCGAGCTCATCGGCGTTTATTAGTATGTTTCGTAAACTAATGGGGGTAACGCCAGGTGAATTTCGTCATCAACGTAAGGCGTAA
- a CDS encoding DUF1439 domain-containing protein — translation MQLKKRLQFIILFLIIGLLSACQQIGQYSLSEQVLNSALQKKLGQYSQSVNASNLFKMKLDFNSLKLNIGQEEANKVAANGTAQASIQTPLGTENVNIKLNLSALPEINEQQDAIYLKQVEIADYQIDSSLGSISSSVLLPYLNQALQLYFENNPIYQLDKSNQLENLAFKSVSNIRVEQGKLVFSVL, via the coding sequence ATGCAATTGAAAAAACGATTACAATTTATCATACTATTTTTAATTATAGGGCTACTTTCTGCGTGTCAGCAAATCGGCCAATATAGTTTATCTGAGCAAGTACTCAATAGTGCTTTACAAAAAAAACTCGGTCAATATAGCCAAAGTGTTAATGCGAGTAATTTATTTAAAATGAAATTAGATTTTAATTCACTCAAGTTAAATATTGGTCAGGAAGAAGCGAATAAAGTTGCGGCAAACGGCACTGCGCAGGCGTCAATTCAAACACCACTGGGCACTGAGAACGTTAATATTAAATTAAATCTAAGTGCATTGCCCGAAATTAATGAGCAACAAGATGCGATTTATCTAAAGCAAGTTGAAATAGCCGATTATCAAATTGATTCTAGCCTAGGTTCGATAAGTTCAAGTGTTTTATTACCTTACCTTAATCAGGCGTTACAATTATATTTTGAAAATAATCCGATATATCAATTAGATAAAAGCAATCAACTTGAAAATCTCGCATTTAAAAGTGTATCAAATATCCGCGTTGAGCAAGGGAAATTAGTTTTTTCTGTGCTATAA
- a CDS encoding TetR family transcriptional regulator, with translation MNYLKKNQRYEQILNVAIEVLINEGISAITARKIAAKANIAVGLIHNHFKSIGELKSIALIKVTDQLLERHQAKTGDKTHVEKIINAVSPIHGEDGAILRQIWNEALFLSERDLDIKQAYQCSTNEWHEYVANLINAAVEDGALNTNIPSDLAWRLIALCCGFDNLSIINEFDQSTINDHILALLAPPITD, from the coding sequence ATGAATTATTTAAAAAAGAATCAGCGCTATGAACAAATTCTAAATGTAGCAATCGAGGTTCTGATTAATGAGGGGATTAGTGCAATAACGGCTAGAAAAATTGCCGCCAAGGCAAATATTGCCGTTGGCTTAATTCACAATCATTTTAAATCGATTGGCGAACTAAAAAGTATTGCACTAATAAAAGTTACCGACCAATTGCTTGAGCGACACCAAGCAAAAACCGGTGATAAAACCCACGTTGAAAAAATTATCAATGCCGTTAGCCCAATACATGGCGAAGATGGTGCTATTTTAAGGCAAATTTGGAACGAGGCCCTCTTTTTATCAGAACGTGATCTCGATATAAAACAGGCTTATCAATGTTCAACTAATGAATGGCATGAGTACGTTGCAAATTTAATTAATGCAGCGGTTGAAGATGGAGCATTAAATACAAATATTCCATCTGATTTAGCATGGCGATTAATCGCCTTATGTTGTGGCTTTGATAATTTATCGATTATTAACGAATTTGACCAATCAACCATTAATGATCACATTTTAGCATTACTCGCGCCGCCAATAACTGATTAG
- a CDS encoding MFS transporter, which translates to MKSKWIILTLIILMYLPVSLDATILHVAVPTLASELSTAPNQLLWIIDIYSLVMAGMLLPMGALGDRLGYKTLVIIGLIIFGLASLLAALSTSAMMLIAARALLAIGASMILPATLSGIRRTFEEEKERAMALGLWTTIGVSGAAIGPLIGGYLLEHFHWGSVFLINIPIVIMVLIGVIFFIPRQNRNTNQPWPLGKAIFLLVTILLIVYGLKSGLKFDGELLFSVLIGFTGIILLTLFIKKELKSATPMIDFHLFKMKVLAVGTIIAAVSMITLVGFELLMTQELQLVYNFTPLKAGVFIAPLMLSSCIGGPVAGWLASRVSLRILASFGIGMSSICFFALSFVDFMTQTYLVWIVFILLGLSIDIALLSSTSSIMSCVSSEQSSAAGAIEGMAYELGAGFGVIIFGLMITIIYSYNIDLPSELGESVQEEARNSITQAFKVANNIDIPELGEQIIAAAKLAFSQAHKAILISAGSLLFLLTIYIWKSLPYNIKNK; encoded by the coding sequence ATGAAATCTAAATGGATAATACTTACATTAATTATTTTAATGTATTTACCCGTGTCACTTGATGCGACAATACTGCATGTGGCTGTGCCAACACTGGCAAGTGAATTATCAACAGCGCCCAATCAGTTGCTGTGGATCATCGATATTTATTCGCTTGTTATGGCTGGAATGCTTTTACCTATGGGAGCGTTAGGCGATAGGCTAGGTTATAAGACACTGGTTATTATTGGTTTAATTATATTTGGCTTAGCATCTTTGTTAGCAGCACTATCGACTTCTGCAATGATGCTAATTGCTGCGAGGGCTTTACTTGCTATCGGTGCGTCAATGATATTACCGGCAACTCTTTCTGGTATTAGAAGAACATTCGAAGAAGAAAAAGAACGCGCGATGGCACTTGGTTTATGGACGACTATTGGTGTATCTGGCGCGGCAATAGGGCCTTTAATTGGTGGTTATTTATTAGAACATTTTCATTGGGGATCCGTATTTTTAATTAATATTCCAATCGTAATTATGGTATTAATCGGTGTTATTTTTTTTATTCCAAGGCAAAATCGAAATACTAATCAGCCATGGCCATTGGGTAAAGCTATTTTTCTACTTGTAACTATTTTATTAATTGTTTATGGATTAAAGTCTGGCTTGAAATTTGATGGTGAATTATTATTTTCTGTGCTTATCGGATTTACCGGTATTATTTTACTCACTTTGTTTATTAAAAAAGAGCTCAAATCCGCCACACCAATGATCGATTTTCATCTATTCAAAATGAAAGTATTAGCGGTTGGAACGATTATTGCGGCTGTATCGATGATAACATTAGTTGGATTTGAGCTATTAATGACACAAGAATTACAGTTAGTTTATAATTTTACGCCATTAAAAGCCGGGGTTTTTATTGCACCATTAATGCTTTCAAGCTGCATTGGTGGACCTGTTGCTGGTTGGCTTGCAAGCCGAGTATCATTAAGAATTCTTGCCAGCTTTGGTATTGGTATGAGTTCGATTTGTTTTTTTGCGCTCTCTTTCGTTGATTTTATGACTCAAACGTATTTAGTTTGGATAGTTTTTATTTTATTAGGTTTGAGTATTGATATTGCACTATTATCTTCAACATCTTCAATTATGTCTTGTGTCTCAAGCGAGCAATCATCAGCTGCCGGAGCAATAGAGGGTATGGCTTATGAATTAGGTGCAGGATTTGGTGTGATTATTTTTGGCTTAATGATAACAATTATATATAGTTATAATATCGATTTACCTTCTGAGCTAGGTGAATCTGTTCAAGAAGAAGCCAGAAATTCTATTACTCAGGCATTTAAAGTTGCCAATAATATTGATATTCCTGAGCTTGGTGAGCAAATTATCGCGGCTGCAAAATTGGCATTTTCACAAGCGCATAAAGCAATTTTGATTTCTGCCGGTAGCTTATTATTTTTATTAACAATTTATATATGGAAATCACTACCCTATAATATTAAAAATAAATAA
- a CDS encoding NirD/YgiW/YdeI family stress tolerance protein — protein sequence MKKIIPLFTIATLFLASSAIAKPAPLNSGGFVGDSAIQESCDNSTNTTCARFDVAQKGGFQGPSLSISSIEQVKQMSDDQKVVLRGYITQSLGDEDYLFKDDSGTIQVEIDHKSWRGQVITPNDLVEIQGKVDKDWKSIEIDVKRIIKLPAESK from the coding sequence ATGAAGAAAATTATTCCATTATTTACCATTGCAACTTTATTTTTAGCCAGTAGTGCAATTGCTAAACCAGCACCATTAAATTCAGGTGGCTTTGTTGGTGATTCGGCTATTCAAGAGTCTTGCGATAATTCAACCAATACGACTTGCGCTCGTTTTGATGTAGCGCAAAAGGGCGGATTCCAAGGTCCTTCGCTCTCAATTAGTTCAATTGAGCAAGTTAAGCAGATGAGCGATGATCAAAAAGTTGTCTTAAGAGGATACATTACTCAATCTTTAGGTGATGAAGATTATTTATTTAAAGATGATAGTGGCACAATTCAAGTCGAAATTGATCATAAGTCTTGGCGAGGCCAAGTTATTACACCAAATGATTTAGTTGAAATTCAAGGTAAAGTTGATAAAGACTGGAAATCAATTGAAATTGATGTGAAGCGTATTATTAAACTTCCTGCTGAATCTAAATAA
- the purD gene encoding phosphoribosylamine--glycine ligase, protein MKVLIIGNGGREHALAWKVVQSPLATKVFVAPGNAGTALEDNLENVAISATDIDGLITFAKKEKIGLTIVGPEVPLVMGIVDRFREEGLKIFGPSKAAAQLEGSKAFTKDFLARHKIPTAEYQNFTEIEPALSYLRQKGAPIVIKADGLAAGKGVIVAMTLQEAEDAVQDMLAGNAFGEAGHRVVIEEYLDGEEASFIVMVDGQHIEPMATSQDHKRVGDKDSGLNTGGMGAYSPAPVVTDDVFERVMKQIIYPTVAGMAAEGNIYTGFLYAGLMIDKQGNPKVIEFNCRFGDPETQPIMMRLQSDLVKLCLAAIDGKLNTVHSNWDSRPALGVVMAAGGYPGNYKTGDEITGLPKQDKNDCKVFHAGSVLKDNKVYTNGGRVLCVTALGLSVADAQQYAYQQIKMINWDGCFYRHDIGYRAIEREQK, encoded by the coding sequence ATGAAAGTATTAATTATCGGTAATGGTGGACGAGAGCATGCATTAGCATGGAAAGTAGTACAATCACCGTTAGCTACAAAAGTATTTGTAGCGCCAGGTAACGCAGGAACAGCACTTGAAGACAATCTTGAAAATGTTGCTATAAGTGCAACCGATATTGATGGATTAATTACTTTTGCTAAGAAAGAAAAAATAGGGCTCACTATCGTTGGCCCCGAAGTCCCATTAGTAATGGGGATCGTTGATAGATTTCGGGAAGAAGGTTTAAAAATATTCGGCCCAAGTAAAGCTGCAGCGCAGCTTGAAGGTTCTAAAGCTTTTACCAAAGATTTCTTAGCCCGCCATAAAATTCCAACTGCCGAATATCAAAATTTTACTGAAATTGAGCCCGCGCTTAGCTACTTACGTCAAAAAGGAGCACCAATTGTAATTAAAGCTGATGGACTTGCTGCTGGTAAAGGTGTAATCGTTGCAATGACATTACAAGAAGCCGAAGATGCAGTACAAGACATGTTAGCAGGTAATGCATTTGGAGAAGCGGGCCATCGGGTCGTTATTGAAGAATACCTAGACGGTGAAGAAGCCAGTTTTATTGTCATGGTTGATGGCCAGCACATTGAGCCAATGGCAACTAGCCAAGATCACAAGCGAGTTGGCGATAAAGATAGCGGACTTAACACTGGAGGCATGGGCGCTTATTCCCCGGCGCCAGTGGTTACTGATGATGTTTTTGAGCGGGTGATGAAACAAATAATTTATCCGACTGTCGCAGGAATGGCTGCTGAAGGAAATATCTATACTGGATTTTTATATGCTGGCTTAATGATCGATAAACAAGGTAATCCAAAAGTTATTGAATTTAATTGCCGCTTTGGTGATCCTGAAACGCAGCCAATTATGATGCGTTTACAATCGGATCTAGTTAAACTATGCTTAGCGGCAATCGATGGCAAACTTAATACTGTTCATTCTAATTGGGATTCAAGGCCGGCTTTAGGCGTCGTTATGGCTGCTGGCGGCTATCCTGGCAACTATAAAACAGGCGATGAAATTACTGGTTTACCAAAGCAAGATAAAAATGATTGTAAAGTGTTTCATGCAGGTAGTGTACTTAAAGATAACAAAGTTTACACTAATGGCGGCAGAGTACTTTGTGTTACAGCACTGGGGCTCTCAGTCGCCGATGCGCAGCAATATGCTTATCAGCAAATTAAAATGATTAATTGGGATGGTTGCTTCTATCGTCACGATATTGGTTATCGCGCAATTGAGCGTGAGCAAAAATAA